In Isoptericola jiangsuensis, the following proteins share a genomic window:
- the trpS gene encoding tryptophan--tRNA ligase, with protein sequence MRNMSDVTAPGTHAARRPRILSGMQPTDSSLHLGNYLGALTQWVALQDDYEALYCVVDLHALTVNPDPEALRRRTRATAAQYLAGGVDPARSALFVQSHVPEHTEVAWLLSCQTGFGEASRMTQFKDKSAKQGTEGTTVGLFTYPVLMAADILVYDAALVPVGEDQRQHLELTRDLAERLNARFGAGTAVVPEAHIVSATAKIQDLQNPAAKMSKSNAGGKGVIWLLEDPKKAAKAVKAAVTDADESYAVYFDREKKPGISNLLTIFSAVTGRDVDAIAAEYDGRGYGYLKVDLADAVVAFLEPFQERANTYLSDPAQLDKVLDDGASRAREIAGGVRERMFDRFGLLPRGAR encoded by the coding sequence ATGAGGAACATGTCCGACGTCACCGCACCGGGCACGCACGCCGCGCGCCGTCCTCGCATCCTCTCCGGGATGCAGCCCACCGACTCCTCCCTGCACCTCGGGAACTACCTGGGTGCGCTCACCCAGTGGGTCGCGCTCCAGGACGACTACGAGGCGCTCTACTGCGTGGTGGACCTGCACGCCCTCACCGTGAACCCCGACCCGGAGGCCCTGCGCCGGCGCACCCGCGCCACGGCCGCGCAGTACCTCGCCGGCGGCGTCGACCCGGCACGGTCGGCCCTGTTCGTGCAGTCCCACGTCCCGGAGCACACCGAGGTCGCGTGGCTGCTCAGCTGCCAGACCGGGTTCGGCGAGGCCAGCCGCATGACCCAGTTCAAGGACAAGTCCGCCAAGCAGGGCACCGAGGGCACCACCGTCGGCCTCTTCACCTACCCGGTGCTCATGGCCGCCGACATCCTCGTGTACGACGCGGCGCTCGTGCCCGTCGGCGAGGACCAGCGCCAGCACCTCGAGCTCACCCGCGACCTCGCCGAGCGGCTCAACGCCCGCTTCGGGGCCGGCACCGCCGTCGTCCCCGAGGCGCACATCGTGTCCGCGACCGCCAAGATCCAGGACCTGCAGAACCCCGCCGCGAAGATGTCGAAGTCCAACGCGGGCGGCAAGGGCGTCATCTGGCTCCTCGAGGACCCGAAGAAGGCCGCCAAGGCCGTCAAGGCCGCCGTCACCGACGCCGACGAGTCGTACGCCGTCTACTTCGACCGCGAGAAGAAACCCGGCATCTCCAACCTGCTGACCATCTTCTCCGCCGTCACCGGGCGTGACGTCGACGCCATCGCCGCCGAGTACGACGGCCGTGGCTACGGGTACCTCAAGGTCGACCTCGCCGACGCCGTCGTCGCGTTCCTCGAACCCTTCCAGGAGCGTGCCAACACGTACCTGTCCGACCCCGCCCAGCTCGACAAGGTCCTCGACGACGGCGCGTCCCGCGCCCGCGAGATCGCCGGCGGCGTGCGCGAGCGGATGTTCGACCGCTTCGGCCTGCTGCCGCGGGGCGCCCGGTGA
- a CDS encoding S1C family serine protease — MTADEPDLFAAPEPSRAPRSASPTAGSSASSAATAATAPVPPPPARPASHGPTAGAAAAPAVPLVPAGTGGRSGPPSHEVFPAGPQQPAPAPASAAPRARLGAGPVALVLALALVAGFAGGYAGDRVARSTAGPAPVANLPVAADDDAADPSRPAGSVAAIAADVLPSVVSFEVTASDGSGSSGSGFVLREDGYLLTNNHVVAAGAEGGEIVVVLADGSEHDGEVVGRTSDYDLAVVRIDVDGLTPLVLGDSDDVVVGDAVLAVGAPLGLDSTVTSGIVSALHRPVQAGDQATTAFIDAIQTDAAINPGNSGGPLVDADGEVVGINSAIAQPPGALQATGSIGLGFAIPANQARTTAEQLIETGSATYPVIGVLLDSGYSGVGVKVADDAQEGVAPVTPDGPADLAGVRPGDLILEIDGRPVSQSDELIVAIRARQPGDAVTLTVRTGEETREVRVVLQESQSD, encoded by the coding sequence ATGACCGCCGACGAGCCCGACCTGTTCGCCGCGCCGGAACCGTCGCGCGCACCCCGGAGCGCGTCGCCGACCGCCGGCTCCTCCGCGTCGTCCGCCGCGACCGCGGCGACCGCGCCGGTCCCGCCGCCGCCCGCGCGACCGGCGTCCCACGGCCCGACGGCCGGGGCCGCCGCGGCGCCCGCCGTGCCGCTCGTGCCCGCCGGGACGGGCGGCCGGTCCGGCCCGCCCAGCCACGAGGTGTTCCCCGCCGGTCCGCAGCAGCCCGCGCCCGCCCCGGCATCGGCCGCGCCCCGCGCCCGGCTCGGTGCCGGCCCCGTCGCGCTCGTGCTCGCCCTGGCGCTCGTCGCCGGGTTCGCCGGCGGCTACGCCGGGGACCGTGTCGCCCGGAGCACCGCCGGGCCGGCGCCCGTCGCGAACCTGCCCGTGGCCGCCGACGACGACGCCGCCGACCCGTCGCGCCCCGCCGGCTCCGTCGCCGCCATCGCGGCCGACGTCCTGCCGTCCGTCGTGTCCTTCGAGGTCACCGCCTCCGACGGGTCCGGGTCCTCCGGCTCGGGCTTCGTCCTGCGCGAGGACGGCTACCTCCTGACGAACAACCACGTCGTCGCGGCCGGGGCGGAGGGCGGCGAGATCGTCGTCGTCCTCGCCGACGGCAGCGAGCACGACGGCGAGGTGGTCGGCCGCACCTCCGACTACGACCTCGCGGTCGTCAGGATCGACGTCGACGGCCTGACGCCCCTCGTCCTCGGCGACTCGGACGACGTCGTCGTGGGCGACGCGGTGCTCGCCGTCGGCGCGCCGCTCGGCCTCGACTCCACCGTCACCTCCGGCATCGTGTCCGCCCTGCACCGGCCCGTGCAGGCCGGCGACCAGGCCACCACCGCCTTCATCGACGCCATCCAGACGGACGCCGCGATCAACCCCGGCAACTCCGGCGGTCCCCTCGTCGACGCCGACGGCGAGGTCGTCGGCATCAACTCCGCCATCGCGCAGCCGCCCGGCGCGCTGCAGGCCACCGGCAGCATCGGCCTGGGCTTCGCGATCCCCGCGAACCAGGCGCGCACCACCGCCGAGCAGCTCATCGAGACCGGGTCCGCGACCTACCCCGTCATCGGCGTGCTCCTCGACTCCGGCTACAGCGGCGTGGGCGTCAAGGTCGCCGACGACGCGCAGGAGGGTGTCGCGCCCGTCACGCCGGACGGTCCCGCCGACCTCGCGGGCGTCCGCCCCGGTGACCTCATCCTCGAGATCGACGGTCGGCCCGTGTCGCAGAGCGACGAGCTGATCGTCGCCATCCGGGCACGTCAGCCCGGGGACGCCGTGACCCTCACCGTGCGCACGGGGGAGGAGACGCGCGAGGTGCGCGTCGTGCTCCAGGAGAGCCAGAGCGACTGA
- a CDS encoding YihY/virulence factor BrkB family protein: protein MPERIQRLQNLTARVTSWAKDRREVRSVQWYLARRGSQLCGGIAYSALFSLGAALTIGFSVFSATLARRPELQDAIFEQIDTWLPGLLDTGEGGIVPASQLVLDTAWSVTTVVASIVFLWTAISFMGALRHSVRFMFDAPVVGVSPVLNKVWQLVGFAILGAMLVVSATASILSQTVTGRVESWFGESQALGTVLAVGSFGVAVLLDALLVYLVIRVVARVRPTRRRDMLLGCMATGLVTGSLRWVGTAAVTSSAANNALLAPFVTIVAVLLLVNFVARVLLVACAWMYDPPRLDEIARAEAELVEMRRRAEVERIIRQGRGSGRPYSPVVRGVRRARYAY from the coding sequence GTGCCGGAACGGATCCAACGCCTCCAGAACCTCACGGCGCGCGTCACGAGCTGGGCCAAGGACCGCCGCGAGGTCCGGTCCGTCCAGTGGTACCTCGCGCGCCGCGGCAGCCAGCTCTGCGGCGGCATCGCCTACTCGGCGCTCTTCTCCCTCGGTGCCGCCCTCACCATCGGCTTCTCCGTGTTCTCCGCGACCCTCGCCCGCCGCCCCGAGTTGCAGGACGCCATCTTCGAGCAGATCGACACCTGGCTCCCCGGACTGCTCGACACCGGTGAAGGCGGCATCGTCCCGGCGAGCCAGCTCGTCCTCGACACCGCCTGGAGCGTCACGACCGTCGTCGCTTCGATCGTGTTCCTCTGGACCGCCATCAGCTTCATGGGCGCCCTGCGCCACTCCGTGCGTTTCATGTTCGACGCGCCCGTCGTCGGCGTCAGCCCCGTCCTCAACAAGGTCTGGCAGCTCGTCGGCTTCGCCATCCTCGGCGCCATGCTGGTCGTGTCCGCCACGGCGAGCATCCTGTCGCAGACCGTCACGGGTCGCGTCGAGTCCTGGTTCGGGGAGTCCCAGGCCCTGGGCACGGTCCTCGCCGTCGGGTCGTTCGGCGTCGCCGTCCTCCTCGACGCCCTCCTCGTCTACCTCGTCATCCGCGTCGTCGCGCGCGTCCGCCCCACCCGACGTCGGGACATGCTGCTGGGATGCATGGCGACCGGCCTCGTCACCGGCAGCCTGCGCTGGGTCGGGACCGCCGCCGTCACCTCCAGCGCCGCCAACAACGCGCTGCTCGCGCCGTTCGTGACGATCGTCGCCGTCCTGCTCCTCGTCAACTTCGTCGCCCGGGTCCTGCTCGTCGCGTGCGCCTGGATGTACGACCCGCCGCGCCTCGACGAGATCGCCCGCGCGGAGGCCGAGCTCGTCGAGATGCGACGCCGGGCCGAGGTGGAGCGCATCATCCGCCAGGGCCGCGGATCAGGGCGCCCGTACAGCCCCGTCGTGCGCGGCGTCCGTCGCGCACGCTACGCCTACTGA
- a CDS encoding succinate dehydrogenase iron-sulfur subunit produces the protein MTAVLESTDAAATPKAGEIPSFEVTLRIRRFNPEISDEATWEEHTVTAHGTDRILDALHKIKWEIDGSLTFRRSCAHGVCGSDAMRINGRNRLACKTLLKDVNPDKPITVEPIKGLPVVKDLVVDMEPFFASYREIMPFLITNGNEPSREHIQSQADRDRFDDTTKCILCAACTSSCPVFWTDGQYFGPAAIVNAHRFIFDSRDEGATQRLEILNDKEGVWRCRTTFNCTEACPRGIEVTKAIQEVKRAMITRAF, from the coding sequence ATGACTGCTGTTCTCGAGAGCACCGACGCGGCGGCCACGCCGAAGGCCGGCGAGATCCCCTCGTTCGAGGTCACGCTCAGGATCCGCCGCTTCAACCCCGAGATCTCCGACGAGGCCACGTGGGAGGAGCACACGGTCACCGCCCACGGGACCGACCGCATCCTCGACGCCCTCCACAAGATCAAGTGGGAGATCGACGGCTCGCTCACGTTCCGCCGCTCCTGCGCCCACGGCGTCTGCGGCTCCGACGCGATGCGCATCAACGGCCGCAACCGGCTCGCCTGCAAGACGCTCCTCAAGGACGTCAACCCGGACAAGCCCATCACCGTCGAGCCCATCAAGGGCCTCCCGGTCGTCAAGGACCTCGTGGTCGACATGGAGCCGTTCTTCGCCTCCTACCGCGAGATCATGCCGTTCCTCATCACCAACGGGAACGAGCCCAGCCGCGAGCACATCCAGTCGCAGGCCGACCGCGACCGGTTCGACGACACCACCAAGTGCATCCTCTGCGCCGCGTGCACGTCGTCCTGCCCCGTGTTCTGGACCGACGGCCAGTACTTCGGCCCCGCCGCCATCGTCAACGCGCACCGCTTCATCTTCGACTCGCGCGACGAGGGCGCCACCCAGCGCCTCGAGATCCTCAACGACAAGGAAGGCGTGTGGCGCTGCCGCACCACCTTCAACTGCACCGAGGCCTGCCCCCGCGGCATCGAGGTCACTAAGGCCATCCAGGAGGTCAAGCGGGCGATGATCACCCGCGCCTTCTGA
- a CDS encoding 2'-5' RNA ligase family protein, with the protein MNLPPRGPEQVRIGVAVAIPEPYAGQLQEARARVGDPLADAIPPHITVIGPTVVDQSVLPAVAEHLEKVAAETAPFRVHLRGTGTFRPISPVVFVALAQGIGECELVEQQARSGVLAQDLRFNYHPHVTVAHEVDEEALDHAFEAMSDFDAEFDVTELWQYEHGDDGVWRPHRSFPLQGSTPPGA; encoded by the coding sequence GTGAACCTGCCTCCGCGCGGGCCCGAGCAGGTACGGATCGGGGTCGCCGTCGCGATCCCCGAGCCGTACGCCGGGCAGCTCCAGGAGGCGCGCGCCCGTGTCGGCGACCCGCTCGCCGACGCCATCCCGCCGCACATCACCGTCATCGGGCCGACGGTCGTCGACCAGTCCGTCCTGCCGGCCGTCGCCGAGCACCTCGAGAAGGTCGCCGCCGAGACCGCGCCGTTCCGTGTCCACCTGCGCGGCACCGGCACGTTCCGGCCCATCTCGCCCGTCGTGTTCGTCGCCCTCGCCCAGGGCATCGGCGAGTGCGAGCTCGTCGAGCAGCAGGCGCGCTCCGGCGTGCTCGCCCAGGACCTGCGGTTCAACTACCACCCGCACGTCACCGTCGCCCACGAGGTCGACGAGGAGGCCCTCGACCACGCCTTCGAGGCGATGAGCGACTTCGACGCCGAGTTCGACGTCACCGAGCTGTGGCAGTACGAGCACGGCGACGACGGCGTGTGGCGCCCCCACCGCTCCTTCCCCCTCCAGGGCAGCACGCCGCCCGGCGCCTGA
- a CDS encoding Sec-independent protein translocase TatB codes for MLGINGGELVVIIVLALVLIGPERMPRYAAQLGALVRQGRGMLQDAKTRVDDELGEDFRDVDWSKLDPRQYDPRRIVKEALLDDEPSARRPSAPSGAPATSAPAGAPPAPVVPDGRPAPFDDEAT; via the coding sequence GTGCTGGGGATCAACGGTGGCGAGCTCGTCGTCATCATCGTGCTGGCGCTCGTCCTCATCGGACCCGAGCGGATGCCGCGCTACGCCGCCCAGCTGGGCGCGCTGGTCCGGCAGGGGCGCGGCATGCTCCAGGACGCGAAGACGCGCGTCGACGACGAGCTCGGCGAGGACTTCCGGGACGTCGACTGGTCGAAGCTCGACCCCCGCCAGTACGACCCGCGCCGCATCGTCAAGGAGGCGCTGCTGGACGACGAGCCGTCCGCGCGGCGGCCGTCCGCACCGTCCGGGGCCCCCGCCACGTCGGCTCCCGCAGGGGCGCCGCCCGCCCCCGTCGTCCCCGACGGGCGGCCCGCACCGTTCGACGACGAGGCGACATGA